One window from the genome of Brachyspira hampsonii encodes:
- a CDS encoding HD family phosphohydrolase — protein MNTNKKIAKSVLSKTPNIERFFQLTIAILLYLFTLFLVFPTYIQKVDIPNVGDIVTEPFIVKKNVKYENKAETEKLTYYTEATIAPIFDMPKNIEYEALSKISNMFSFIRISHDNNIPIDEIYNQFLLIYDEPINKSVFSNAVVSDLNIGYEAKIIETIKELFGVGILSRGNLSSDTLSLILNNGIFVYSYDNYIIEERLLPRNRVFFLEDLRVELPSIIGTKYRNLNINHINSISAIVNAFLKDNLIYNSSKTKEKINDVKSSLDPVYNLIKKGFPILTVGERVTEEKAELIRNLFGNNFGGYSVAVFTGQALFILILFSFIGFIIFKYKIPFYINFKNFILFAIEYIVIVSVTYLFYNHVSYNSLNIYIPFYVYTFIPIFSIINSLLGAKRGISSIITLSITLLAANVAQAGLFEISALFLISVFASILSKKIHNRYSILLIGLLIGAYLSIMCLIDVLLNDNIKINYLTIIFAFTSGFAQSILVMIFLPIIEYVLETATIFRLQELSDLNNPLLRKLQMNAPGTYHHSISMANLVETIAEEIGEDARLACVSAYYHDIGKMENPLYYIENSNKTENRHNKLKPTLSASIVKAHIRLGVEMAKKYRLPKEVIAAIKEHHGTTLIKYFYVEALKENPDVDINLFRYPGPRPQSKITAILMILDSIEAASRSLDSPKREDLEMLIDHIVNDKMSSGELNDSGLTLKDIEIIKKISFQQIMASLHERIKYPELNNNNNDENDKNKENEENEDDNKKEEKDSKKQIVKYAKENDKKTKNNVEKIKENIKEKIAKKLPLKHKGEKDAKELKYNKEIKESKENKESVKK, from the coding sequence ATGAATACAAATAAAAAAATAGCAAAATCTGTTTTAAGTAAAACACCGAATATAGAAAGATTTTTTCAATTAACTATAGCTATATTATTATATCTATTTACTCTGTTTTTGGTTTTTCCAACTTACATTCAAAAAGTTGATATACCTAATGTAGGCGATATAGTTACAGAGCCTTTTATAGTAAAAAAGAATGTTAAGTATGAAAATAAAGCAGAAACTGAAAAACTTACATATTATACAGAAGCAACTATAGCTCCGATATTTGATATGCCTAAAAATATAGAGTATGAAGCTCTATCTAAAATAAGCAATATGTTTTCTTTTATTAGAATATCTCATGATAATAATATTCCTATTGATGAAATATATAATCAATTTCTTCTTATCTACGATGAGCCTATAAATAAGTCTGTATTCTCTAATGCTGTAGTTAGCGATCTTAATATAGGTTATGAGGCAAAAATAATAGAAACAATTAAAGAGTTATTTGGAGTTGGAATTCTTTCAAGAGGAAATTTGAGTTCTGATACATTAAGTTTGATATTAAATAATGGTATATTTGTATATAGTTATGATAATTATATAATAGAGGAAAGACTGCTTCCTAGAAATAGGGTTTTCTTTTTGGAAGATTTAAGAGTAGAACTTCCTTCAATCATAGGTACCAAATATAGAAATCTTAATATTAATCATATAAATTCTATATCAGCCATTGTAAATGCATTTCTGAAAGATAATTTAATATATAACTCTTCTAAAACAAAAGAGAAGATAAATGATGTTAAATCTAGTTTGGATCCTGTTTATAATTTGATAAAAAAAGGTTTCCCTATTTTAACAGTAGGAGAAAGAGTAACAGAAGAAAAAGCTGAATTGATTAGAAATTTATTCGGAAATAATTTTGGAGGATATAGTGTAGCTGTATTTACAGGACAGGCTTTATTTATTCTGATTCTTTTTTCATTTATTGGGTTTATAATTTTTAAATATAAGATACCTTTCTATATAAATTTCAAAAATTTTATATTGTTTGCTATAGAGTATATTGTAATAGTTTCTGTAACTTATCTTTTTTATAATCATGTTTCTTATAATTCATTAAATATTTATATTCCTTTTTATGTATATACATTCATTCCTATTTTCAGCATAATAAACTCTTTGCTTGGAGCTAAAAGAGGAATATCTTCTATAATAACATTATCTATAACTTTGCTTGCGGCAAATGTAGCACAGGCTGGTTTATTTGAAATATCAGCATTATTTCTAATATCTGTATTTGCTTCCATTTTGTCAAAAAAAATACATAATAGATATTCTATTCTTTTAATAGGTTTGCTTATAGGGGCATATTTAAGTATAATGTGTTTAATAGATGTATTATTGAATGACAATATAAAAATAAATTATTTAACTATTATATTTGCTTTTACAAGCGGTTTTGCACAGTCTATACTTGTTATGATATTTTTACCTATTATTGAATATGTACTTGAAACAGCTACTATATTCAGACTTCAGGAATTATCAGATTTGAATAATCCTCTTCTTAGAAAACTTCAAATGAATGCTCCTGGTACTTATCATCATTCTATAAGTATGGCAAATTTAGTAGAAACTATAGCAGAGGAAATAGGCGAAGATGCAAGGCTTGCATGTGTATCAGCATATTATCATGATATAGGCAAAATGGAGAATCCGCTTTATTATATAGAAAATAGTAATAAAACAGAAAATAGGCATAATAAATTAAAACCTACTCTTTCTGCTTCAATAGTAAAAGCACATATTCGTTTAGGGGTTGAAATGGCAAAAAAATACAGACTTCCTAAAGAAGTTATCGCCGCAATTAAAGAACATCATGGAACAACATTAATAAAATATTTTTATGTTGAAGCTTTAAAAGAAAATCCTGATGTGGATATAAATTTATTCAGATATCCCGGACCTAGACCGCAGTCAAAAATTACTGCTATATTGATGATATTAGATTCTATAGAAGCGGCAAGCAGATCTTTGGATTCTCCTAAAAGAGAGGATTTGGAAATGCTTATAGATCATATTGTAAATGATAAAATGTCTAGCGGCGAGTTAAATGACAGCGGACTTACTTTAAAAGATATAGAAATAATTAAAAAGATATCATTCCAACAGATTATGGCATCATTGCATGAAAGGATTAAATATCCTGAACTTAATAATAATAATAATGATGAAAATGATAAAAATAAAGAAAATGAAGAAAATGAAGATGATAATAAAAAAGAAGAAAAAGATTCTAAAAAACAAATAGTTAAATACGCAAAAGAAAATGATAAAAAAACTAAAAATAATGTTGAAAAGATTAAAGAAAATATAAAAGAAAAAATAGCCAAAAAATTACCTCTAAAGCATAAAGGGGAAAAGGATGCAAAGGAATTGAAATATAATAAGGAAATTAAAGAGAGCAAGGAAAATAAAGAGTCGGTAAAAAAATAG
- a CDS encoding M23 family metallopeptidase — translation MYIKPKKKKNNKKYINKKTSPFHLFFNKIGRFLTHRIYFMFIPHSKKKTKTLSLPVYSIIIIVLIISLSLLTTFSFLTKNTVLASKTEVLSGSYKDKLSEINSLENIFSSVVTNDYYRNDMSNIASLMKVDTNNINLAANYADNILLMNSRAEELEKLKVYLDELRANITSKNNALEPIPSILPIDSRYAVISRPYQEGSIISKGIGFETIAGTLIRATASGTVNDISYNKDTGFTITIYHRFGIITRYSGLATSLVSERMDVKKGEILGNAKTGVFEYELRIASEYVNPLIFTTMEYE, via the coding sequence ATGTATATAAAACCTAAAAAAAAGAAAAATAATAAAAAATATATCAATAAAAAGACTAGCCCATTTCATTTGTTTTTTAATAAAATCGGCAGATTTCTCACACATAGAATTTATTTTATGTTTATACCTCATTCTAAGAAGAAAACTAAAACCTTATCGCTTCCTGTATATTCTATTATAATAATAGTATTAATAATTTCTTTATCCCTGCTTACAACTTTTTCTTTTCTTACAAAAAATACAGTTTTGGCTAGTAAAACTGAAGTGTTAAGCGGAAGTTATAAGGATAAATTATCTGAGATAAATTCGCTTGAAAATATATTCAGTTCTGTTGTTACTAATGACTATTATAGAAATGATATGTCTAATATTGCATCTCTAATGAAAGTAGATACAAATAATATTAATTTAGCAGCAAATTATGCAGATAATATTTTACTTATGAATTCAAGAGCCGAAGAGTTAGAAAAATTGAAAGTGTATTTAGATGAATTAAGGGCTAATATAACTTCAAAAAATAATGCATTAGAGCCAATACCTTCCATACTGCCTATAGATTCAAGATATGCTGTTATATCCAGACCTTATCAGGAAGGTTCTATTATATCAAAGGGAATAGGTTTTGAAACTATTGCTGGAACTCTGATTAGAGCTACTGCTTCCGGTACAGTTAATGATATATCTTACAATAAGGATACGGGGTTTACAATTACAATTTATCATAGATTTGGTATTATTACCAGATACAGCGGGCTTGCTACTTCTTTAGTATCAGAAAGAATGGATGTAAAGAAGGGGGAAATATTAGGAAATGCCAAAACGGGTGTTTTTGAGTATGAATTAAGAATAGCTAGTGAATATGTTAATCCATTAATATTTACAACAATGGAATATGAATGA
- a CDS encoding ankyrin repeat domain-containing protein, which produces MKKIVSILFILILSIPLYSQTARFKRLTPEQLTNLANPRRLSHRIFYTKPSQGPNAKWFDAVKEGNLDEIKKMVESGQDIEVQDTYSLKQTALGWAAFIGYLDVVQYLVSKGANLYAGDTADVTSAFKSAILGGNIKIIEYLYPLYNGKLDLNEQDKRDGETMLMVAAGNSREDAVKFLLDKGVNVNIVSKQLNKSAYTYACESRNQNIIKMISDAGGINVRTGKASCQ; this is translated from the coding sequence ATGAAGAAGATAGTTAGTATTTTATTTATTTTAATTTTATCCATTCCTCTTTATTCTCAGACTGCAAGATTTAAAAGACTTACTCCAGAGCAGTTAACTAATCTTGCAAATCCTAGAAGACTTTCACATAGAATATTTTATACAAAACCTTCTCAGGGACCTAATGCTAAATGGTTTGATGCTGTTAAAGAAGGAAATCTTGATGAGATAAAGAAAATGGTTGAGTCAGGTCAGGATATAGAAGTTCAGGACACATACAGTTTGAAACAGACTGCTTTAGGCTGGGCTGCTTTCATAGGATATTTAGATGTTGTTCAGTATTTAGTATCTAAAGGTGCTAATCTTTATGCCGGCGATACTGCTGATGTTACAAGTGCTTTTAAATCTGCTATACTTGGCGGAAATATAAAAATTATAGAGTATTTATATCCTTTATATAATGGCAAATTAGATCTTAATGAGCAGGATAAAAGAGACGGAGAAACAATGCTCATGGTTGCTGCTGGAAACTCAAGAGAAGATGCCGTAAAATTTTTATTGGATAAAGGAGTTAATGTAAATATAGTAAGCAAGCAGTTAAATAAATCAGCATACACTTATGCATGCGAATCAAGAAATCAGAATATTATTAAAATGATATCAGATGCCGGCGGAATAAATGTACGAACAGGAAAGGCTTCTTGTCAGTAA
- the tlyC gene encoding hemolysin C, with translation MPIHKLISKILKKKDNNTDKNNYVNLSSLTEAEREIITNTIELKTKSVREIMVPRVDVVMIPIESSYDKVIKAFNKDRNSRIPVYKDGIDDIVGVLYVKDLIDSEEKNFSLKKILHKPLFVPISISLMELLKNFREKQIHIAMVVDEYGGFSGIVSMEDVLEQIIGDIRDEYDEEDEEIKSNDDGTYLVDARTRIDDFNKYDILPPIPDDEADTVGGFLFSYLGRLPKRNEDIEYNGYSFTVVGKSGNIVTKIRIEKLKKDNNENNENKAEENKD, from the coding sequence ATGCCAATACATAAATTAATATCTAAAATATTAAAGAAAAAAGATAATAATACTGATAAAAATAATTATGTAAATTTATCATCGTTAACAGAAGCAGAAAGAGAAATTATAACAAATACTATTGAATTAAAAACAAAAAGTGTGAGAGAAATAATGGTTCCTAGGGTTGATGTAGTTATGATACCTATAGAATCATCTTATGATAAGGTGATAAAGGCTTTTAATAAGGATAGAAATTCTAGAATTCCTGTATACAAAGACGGAATAGATGATATAGTTGGTGTTTTGTATGTTAAGGATTTAATTGATAGCGAAGAAAAAAATTTTTCGCTTAAAAAAATTCTTCATAAGCCTCTATTTGTTCCAATATCAATTTCATTAATGGAATTATTAAAAAATTTCAGAGAAAAACAGATTCATATAGCTATGGTTGTTGATGAGTACGGCGGATTTTCAGGAATTGTTTCTATGGAAGATGTACTTGAGCAGATTATAGGAGATATAAGAGATGAATATGATGAGGAAGATGAAGAGATAAAGAGTAATGATGACGGAACATATTTAGTTGATGCAAGAACTAGAATAGATGATTTCAATAAATATGATATACTTCCTCCTATACCAGATGATGAGGCAGACACTGTGGGAGGATTTTTATTTTCATATTTAGGAAGGCTTCCAAAAAGAAATGAAGATATAGAATATAATGGATATTCATTTACTGTTGTAGGTAAAAGCGGAAATATTGTTACTAAAATCCGAATAGAAAAATTAAAGAAAGATAATAATGAAAATAATGAAAATAAAGCGGAAGAAAATAAAGATTGA
- the ybeY gene encoding rRNA maturation RNase YbeY has protein sequence MKVNVFNETNYDINIKYYKYFLYYSVKTADIYGEVNLLFCDDEYIKNLNKEFRNKDKATDVLTFPMGDINEGGDIVISYEWVAARYSEEKIKKTILKLIIHSILHLKGVHHNYSRKSLMENNEKMKELYEKVVKTIKENRS, from the coding sequence ATGAAAGTTAATGTTTTTAATGAAACTAATTATGATATAAATATAAAGTATTATAAGTATTTTTTGTATTATTCAGTAAAGACTGCTGATATTTATGGGGAGGTTAATTTACTTTTTTGTGATGATGAATATATAAAAAATCTTAATAAAGAATTTAGAAATAAAGATAAAGCTACCGATGTACTTACATTTCCTATGGGGGATATAAATGAAGGAGGAGATATAGTTATTTCTTATGAATGGGTAGCAGCCAGATACAGTGAAGAAAAGATAAAAAAAACTATATTAAAATTGATTATTCATTCAATACTTCATTTAAAAGGAGTACATCATAATTACAGCAGAAAATCATTAATGGAAAATAATGAAAAGATGAAAGAATTATATGAAAAGGTTGTAAAAACTATAAAGGAAAATAGATCATAA
- a CDS encoding ABC transporter ATP-binding protein, with translation MSYLYEIKEISKIYGHGGGATQALKSVNLTIEEGKLTAILGPSGSGKSTLLNILGALDKPTSGQVLFLGEDISHYSDKRLAKFRRENIGFVFQSYNLLPNLTAIENVEFSTEITGLSRTNAEEALKLLGLENRVKHYPTELSGGEQQRVSIARAIAKKPKVVLCDEPTGALDNKTGVMALKILRDLNRNLGTSIILITHSKEIAKMADTVVKILSGEVLDKYDVENPLNPEDIEW, from the coding sequence ATGAGTTATCTTTATGAAATAAAAGAAATTAGTAAGATATATGGTCATGGAGGAGGTGCCACACAGGCATTAAAGTCTGTTAACCTTACTATAGAAGAAGGAAAACTTACTGCTATATTAGGTCCTAGCGGTTCAGGAAAAAGTACATTACTTAACATATTAGGAGCTTTAGATAAGCCTACAAGCGGTCAAGTATTATTTTTAGGTGAGGATATATCTCATTACAGCGATAAAAGATTGGCAAAATTCAGAAGAGAAAATATAGGCTTTGTATTTCAAAGTTATAATTTGCTTCCTAATCTTACCGCTATAGAAAATGTTGAATTTTCCACTGAAATTACAGGTCTTTCAAGAACTAATGCAGAGGAAGCTTTAAAATTATTGGGACTTGAAAATAGAGTAAAACATTATCCTACAGAATTATCAGGAGGAGAACAGCAGAGGGTAAGTATAGCCCGTGCAATAGCTAAAAAGCCTAAAGTAGTATTATGCGATGAACCTACAGGGGCATTAGATAATAAAACAGGCGTTATGGCTTTAAAAATACTTAGAGACCTCAATAGAAATTTGGGAACAAGCATCATACTTATAACTCATAGTAAAGAAATAGCCAAAATGGCTGATACTGTTGTAAAAATTTTGAGCGGAGAAGTATTAGATAAATATGATGTGGAAAATCCTTTGAATCCTGAAGATATAGAGTGGTAA
- the coaBC gene encoding bifunctional phosphopantothenoylcysteine decarboxylase/phosphopantothenate--cysteine ligase CoaBC — translation MRILLAITSSISAYKTPFLVSHLKKQGHNVICAVTKNAQNMVGAKALETMSGNKIITDLWQEDDILRHIHINEETDILLIAPADVNIIGKIANGICDDAISTMACAYTKKKYFAPAMNPNMWANKANQRNVKYLIEELNYELISPESGEMACNDTGVGRLADIDTIIQKVTSYNKSLKYNNIRFTITSGATIEWIDPIRYITNNSSGKMGASIYEEISSNGGISTYIEGKVNEPLNVKNNDKKIKVNTTKELQDNVLNELDNTDILIMAAAPLDFRPAQVFDKKVKKHNINTIELIENDDILLSAKNKKKNQTVIVSFAAETAENDEELKNYALDKMNRKDADMIVANKIKDAIGKDTNKITIFFKDGRFKSFPVLNKRECAKEIVSEAVSEWNKKNNITGLK, via the coding sequence ATGAGAATTTTACTAGCAATAACAAGCTCAATATCCGCATACAAAACTCCATTTCTTGTAAGCCATCTAAAAAAACAAGGGCATAATGTTATCTGTGCCGTTACAAAAAATGCACAAAATATGGTCGGTGCTAAAGCATTAGAAACTATGAGCGGAAATAAAATAATAACAGATCTATGGCAGGAAGATGATATACTTAGACATATCCACATAAATGAAGAAACAGATATATTATTAATAGCTCCTGCTGATGTAAATATTATAGGAAAAATAGCAAATGGTATATGCGATGATGCTATAAGTACAATGGCATGTGCATATACAAAAAAGAAATACTTTGCTCCCGCTATGAATCCTAATATGTGGGCTAATAAAGCAAATCAAAGAAATGTAAAATATTTAATAGAAGAATTAAACTACGAATTGATATCGCCTGAAAGCGGAGAAATGGCATGCAATGACACAGGAGTAGGAAGACTTGCAGATATAGATACTATAATACAAAAAGTAACTTCATATAATAAATCATTAAAGTATAATAATATAAGATTCACAATTACATCAGGGGCTACAATAGAATGGATAGACCCAATAAGATATATAACTAATAATTCAAGCGGTAAAATGGGAGCTTCTATATATGAAGAAATATCTTCAAACGGCGGAATATCTACATATATAGAAGGCAAAGTTAATGAACCTTTAAATGTAAAAAATAATGATAAGAAAATAAAAGTCAATACCACTAAAGAACTTCAGGATAATGTATTAAATGAGCTTGATAATACAGATATACTTATTATGGCTGCTGCTCCTTTAGATTTCAGACCGGCACAAGTATTTGATAAAAAAGTAAAAAAACATAATATAAATACTATAGAATTAATCGAAAATGATGATATACTTCTATCTGCAAAAAATAAAAAGAAAAATCAAACAGTAATAGTATCTTTCGCTGCGGAAACTGCTGAAAATGATGAAGAACTTAAAAATTATGCTTTAGACAAAATGAATAGAAAAGATGCTGACATGATAGTTGCTAATAAAATAAAAGATGCTATAGGAAAAGATACAAATAAAATTACAATATTTTTCAAAGACGGAAGATTTAAATCTTTTCCTGTTTTAAATAAAAGAGAATGCGCCAAAGAAATAGTTTCTGAGGCTGTTTCAGAATGGAATAAAAAAAATAATATTACGGGATTGAAATAA
- a CDS encoding N-acetylmuramoyl-L-alanine amidase family protein translates to MNNKNRFIIFSTVIIVLIIVSFSSLIVTANMRVSETIVRESELNNTESPSRKFNDIIENRKVRILIDPGHNAATKGALGYLGYEYYMNLRVARELAKILSEDNRFEYFLSREGAYYSRPIKEYMTNNYQELLGIYNTKVKGEERTGRLTRYQTLELYAIRHYAIDNNFDLLLSIHFDYMPYISRRSKTSGFHVIVSPYNREFPASMQVAYKLSERMQEKYKISPIIGHDRVLPNTVWKFYDKEELINNAISLRGLIVIGDAFENAYNKQEIKKDVPSVLIESAFIHEWQFGSNKAVKELANQMYLALVDIYTTK, encoded by the coding sequence ATGAATAACAAGAACCGTTTTATTATATTTTCTACAGTAATTATTGTTCTAATAATAGTTTCTTTTTCATCTCTTATCGTTACTGCAAATATGAGAGTATCTGAAACTATAGTAAGAGAAAGCGAATTAAATAATACTGAAAGTCCTAGCAGAAAATTTAATGATATAATAGAAAATAGAAAGGTAAGAATACTTATAGATCCCGGACATAATGCAGCTACTAAAGGTGCTTTAGGGTATTTAGGTTATGAATATTATATGAATTTAAGGGTGGCAAGAGAATTAGCTAAAATACTTTCAGAGGATAATAGATTTGAATATTTTTTAAGCAGAGAAGGGGCATATTACAGCAGACCAATAAAAGAATATATGACTAATAATTATCAGGAACTTTTAGGTATATATAATACAAAAGTAAAAGGTGAAGAGCGAACTGGAAGATTGACTAGATATCAGACTTTAGAATTATATGCTATTAGACACTATGCTATAGATAATAATTTTGATTTGCTTTTAAGTATACATTTTGATTATATGCCTTATATAAGCAGAAGATCTAAAACTTCGGGTTTTCATGTTATAGTTAGTCCTTACAATAGAGAATTCCCAGCTTCTATGCAGGTGGCTTATAAATTGTCTGAAAGAATGCAGGAGAAATATAAAATTTCACCTATAATAGGACATGATAGAGTGCTTCCTAATACTGTATGGAAATTTTATGATAAAGAAGAGCTTATAAATAATGCCATATCATTAAGAGGATTAATAGTTATAGGTGATGCTTTTGAAAATGCTTATAATAAACAGGAAATAAAAAAAGATGTTCCTTCTGTACTCATAGAATCTGCTTTTATACATGAATGGCAATTTGGAAGCAACAAAGCTGTAAAAGAATTAGCTAATCAAATGTACTTAGCTTTAGTTGATATATATACTACAAAATGA
- a CDS encoding peptide ABC transporter substrate-binding protein, with product MFRKILIISISFIMIFALSCSSSKSRNSKELFINAGEEPKTIDPTLSGNDFVYPRHVFETLITKDKSGNLQAGACESWNISDDGLVYTFNLRTNAKWSDGKKNVTADDFVYALQRAANPLSAAEYTSFIEYIKNAVKILSSELPVEELGVKAIDDYTLEITLEAPTGYFLDILTYPIFAPIRKDIIEQYGDQWSLSPESYIGNGAFVMTERNPDEKIVVVKNTNYWNKDNIVPEKITFVMMKDPTLALAGIKDGSLDFSVYIIEQDLEKLKSEGIVNIAPYFSTIAFGINAADEVLKDTRIRKALSLAIDRNYIVENIVPTAKSPTSAWVPVGAYDVQGDFRENGGEYIDLSKDAYSNNVEMAKQLMAEAGYPNGEGFPVLEYKTTADLVYIQVAEAIQQMWKENLGVDLQISSMEWAAYQQMRSEKNYQLIRTLWIGDYSDPMTFLENYLSYRSQNSSGYSNKQFDNYIEAARNSANQEIRMKAMHEAEKILIAEDNLLIPIYNPSNPTLVSKRLKDYVLTPLQEYQFHYAYLE from the coding sequence ATGTTTAGAAAAATACTGATTATATCAATCAGCTTTATCATGATATTTGCACTATCATGCTCATCATCTAAAAGCAGAAACAGTAAAGAATTATTCATTAATGCCGGGGAAGAACCAAAAACAATAGACCCTACATTATCCGGAAATGATTTCGTATATCCAAGGCATGTATTTGAAACTTTAATCACAAAAGATAAATCAGGGAATTTACAAGCCGGAGCCTGTGAAAGTTGGAATATCTCTGATGACGGACTTGTATATACTTTTAATTTAAGAACAAATGCCAAATGGTCTGATGGTAAAAAAAATGTAACAGCTGATGATTTTGTATATGCATTACAAAGAGCAGCAAACCCTCTAAGTGCTGCTGAATATACTTCTTTTATAGAATATATAAAAAATGCAGTTAAAATACTATCAAGCGAACTTCCTGTTGAAGAGCTTGGAGTAAAGGCTATTGATGATTATACTTTAGAAATAACTTTAGAAGCTCCTACAGGTTATTTCTTGGATATATTAACTTATCCTATATTTGCCCCTATAAGAAAAGATATAATAGAACAGTATGGAGATCAATGGTCATTAAGCCCTGAAAGCTATATAGGAAATGGTGCTTTTGTTATGACTGAAAGAAACCCTGATGAAAAAATAGTTGTTGTAAAAAATACTAACTATTGGAATAAAGATAATATAGTACCTGAAAAAATTACTTTTGTTATGATGAAAGATCCTACTTTAGCATTAGCCGGAATTAAAGACGGTTCATTAGATTTTTCTGTTTATATCATAGAACAAGATTTAGAAAAATTAAAGTCTGAAGGAATAGTTAATATTGCTCCGTATTTTTCTACTATTGCATTCGGTATTAATGCAGCTGATGAAGTATTGAAAGATACAAGAATAAGAAAAGCATTATCATTGGCAATAGACAGAAACTATATAGTGGAAAATATTGTTCCTACAGCTAAATCTCCTACAAGTGCTTGGGTTCCTGTGGGTGCTTATGATGTTCAGGGAGATTTCAGAGAAAATGGAGGCGAATATATAGATTTATCAAAAGATGCTTACTCTAATAATGTAGAAATGGCTAAACAATTAATGGCTGAAGCAGGATACCCTAATGGTGAGGGCTTTCCTGTACTTGAATATAAAACTACTGCAGATCTAGTATATATACAAGTTGCAGAGGCAATTCAGCAGATGTGGAAAGAGAATTTGGGGGTTGATTTGCAAATATCATCTATGGAATGGGCAGCTTATCAGCAGATGAGAAGCGAAAAAAATTATCAGCTTATAAGAACTTTATGGATTGGCGATTATAGTGATCCTATGACTTTCTTAGAAAATTATTTAAGCTACAGATCCCAAAATAGTTCAGGATACAGCAATAAACAATTTGATAATTATATTGAAGCTGCAAGAAATTCTGCTAATCAGGAAATAAGAATGAAAGCTATGCATGAAGCTGAAAAAATATTAATAGCAGAAGATAATTTGTTAATACCTATATACAATCCCTCAAATCCTACTTTAGTAAGCAAAAGATTAAAAGATTATGTATTAACACCTTTGCAAGAATATCAATTCCATTATGCTTATTTAGAATAA
- a CDS encoding PhoH family protein: protein MKIKLPYLGRNIEMKTVSQGEYLYKMQKSDIIFSTGAAGTGKTFLSVAYAINLLSDGKIERIIITRPVVEAGESLGYLPGDFKEKISPYMRPVYDALYSIISADMISRYTEEGKIEVAPLAYMRGRTLSRAFIILDEAQNTTISQMKMFLSRIGEKSKVVVTGDISQSDLPKNAQSGLEHALNILSNINGISFHHFEKKDVIRHHLVSKILEAYDGADY from the coding sequence ATGAAAATCAAACTGCCTTATTTGGGCAGAAATATTGAAATGAAAACTGTATCTCAAGGCGAATATCTTTATAAGATGCAAAAAAGCGATATAATATTTTCTACAGGTGCTGCTGGTACAGGAAAAACTTTTCTTTCTGTCGCTTATGCTATAAATTTACTTTCAGATGGAAAAATAGAGCGTATAATTATAACAAGACCTGTTGTAGAAGCAGGAGAAAGTTTAGGTTATCTGCCTGGTGATTTTAAAGAAAAAATATCTCCTTATATGCGTCCTGTTTATGATGCTTTATACAGCATTATATCTGCCGATATGATATCAAGATATACAGAAGAAGGAAAAATAGAAGTAGCTCCTCTTGCTTATATGAGGGGGAGAACTTTAAGCAGAGCTTTCATTATACTTGATGAGGCACAGAATACAACAATATCTCAGATGAAAATGTTTTTAAGCAGAATAGGGGAGAAGTCCAAAGTTGTAGTTACAGGTGATATATCTCAAAGCGATTTGCCGAAAAATGCTCAGTCCGGCTTGGAACATGCTTTAAATATATTAAGCAATATAAATGGTATTAGTTTTCACCATTTTGAAAAAAAAGATGTGATAAGGCATCATCTGGTTTCTAAAATATTAGAAGCCTATGATGGTGCTGATTATTAA